Part of the Nicotiana sylvestris chromosome 5, ASM39365v2, whole genome shotgun sequence genome is shown below.
GATaaacattaattatttttaagaacttacatttttttagtttttattttataactcaattatattatttattaatATTTATCTAATTTTTTAAACTTTATTCTCATTTATACAGACACACACAAAGTGCGTACCCTAAAGCTAGTTTACAAAAAAGTATTGCATTTCGAATGTTACTCTACACTTTAGACTTGATCAAACCAAACTATAATGACTAAAAAAAACccaaattataaaatatataaagaaaaagaTTTTATTAGCTTGATTTGGCAATTAGCAAATTATAAAATAACAAACAGACAATAATAAAAGAGGGAAATTTACGTTGCATATAACTTTTAAAGAGTTAATTATATCTCCTGCTATTACTTCTTAAACTTTTCACACGTGACCATTTTGTTTTTAAGTTTCACACTATTTGTTTAACTTTTTAATTACACGGTATCCACCTTTTCAAATCCCTTTAAAAACTGCTACATCCCGTGTAATTAGGGAATAAGATAATTTAATCCATACGTATGTGATATAATATAGGACATAAATAAAGTATGTAACGCATACTATTTATATACGTTTATTAACGTTGTCGTGATCAATTCTTTAATGTTGCTAATTGCCAGAAAGTGCTTGCCCAATACAGCTTTTATACCATCTAgatttgggagaaattcaaaaatagtcagatttacaactggtcattcaaaaatagctcaattttaaaagtaatcgaaatttagccacttcttatgtaaagataaatctgagcgaaacactgttcaaaatccggaaaatacgtcagtatattatgctggagttacagcataagtatacttgagttccaggataagtatactggaactctagcataatatgatggagttccagcataagtacagtAGAACTCCAGCtcaatatactggagttccagcaagtatatctgtccagcataatatactggagtttggagtaccggtgctccagtctccagtatattatactgaagccagcaaagtatatcaatccagcataatatgttggagttcatacacaggtgcaccaaactccagtatattatgctagaccgatctctgttgcagcaaaatagtggttatttttcattgacttggtaaacactTGCTATTTTTGACccgtccgaaaactggctataccgtgttATTTTTACTCTAGATTTTGGTTGAGAAATTGTAGTAGCTATCTAGGCATCTAGCACAAGATTAGGGCAAAATAACAAAACTAGCCGGCCGCCTCAAACTATTTGCATTCGCTAgctaaaaagtatataaaatatgtatctttttatatataatacatatatGTACATTTTATCAACTATTATTTTTTAGAGTAGCTAAAGAGATACATTTCTCCGAGTTGTGTTTATGTAGGGGCAAGTGCATAAATAGTCATTCTCGGGGATGTTATTTATAGACTAGTCAGTGCCTATTTTGGCCTAaacttttaaactaaaaatcttaatttCAGGACAATTCAGGATATTTTTGTCCTGAAAAATTGATATTCAGGATATACTGGCTAATCCCGAAATAGATGCCCTTTAGAGTGCCTACCTAGTATCATTTCTACGTTTTTTTATGTAGTCTTCCCTCCCTACATTTGAACTTAAACAGTGTCTATTGTACTTGTACACCAGAATGATTTTGTTAGATTTTAAGAGTATTTTTAATACCCTGATAGTTTATGTTCATATACTAATATTTTTATGTTGCATATTTAATTGCAGCGTGGACTAGCATCTGGAAATATGAATTGAGCAGGCCACCCTAAAGATTACACGATTGGCCTAAAAATTAAGGAACATGAACTGCTAATCCTAAGGCATATCCTTCATAATCAAGAGGTAACAGTTTCCATTCTTTATTCTTTCTTTACCTATTCACAAAGTCCTAAGTTTTAGCAAAAATTGTCATTTACCAATGAATCGCGAAATGCTATAGTtcttatatataattttaaaatttattcaGAAGTAATTCACGAGATCATGCACCTCTCTTTTCTAGTTATAAGAGAAAAGGGTACAGCTGGTTGGTCCAACTTATTCATTTCTCTTCCCTTTCTTTTCACTTTCACATTGAAGCTTAGAAAGAAAAGTCAATTAAGAGAAATTCCTTAAAAAGTTTTAAGAAAAGTCAATTAAGAGAAATTCATAGCTCTCTCTCGCATGCTAACCATTACATTGGACACTaggttttcttttaaaactcgACTATTGCATTGAATACTTGAGAAAAAAATCACCCGTAGTCTTCATTCCATAGAATTCGAACCGTAGTCTTCATTCCATAGCCACGGACTTCATTGACCACTAACCCACACTTCAATGCGAAGACCTTAAGTTAATAGCTCTTATTAGTAATTTAGGACTTTGCTCTCTGCAGATTATGCACTTCTATCCAGTAAAATGCCATTATAGGAAACAAATTATGAAAATACAATCTAATAGCtgtaaaataaacaaaaatggcAAGAAGGTAGGCAAACACTTGACTCCACTGCAAAACCAGTATCTCAAAATAAAATCCATACATCAAGAAAAGGAGAGAACTGAACCCACTTATACCCTAAACTTACAGTCCAAactaaattttaaaattttaataaacagAATGGCTACCGGACAACTCGACTAATTTTACTTGCTGTTCACTTCCCCCATTGATTTCTGCAGGAAACCTATTTACCTCATTTGGAAAGTTGCTCTGCCCATGTTTTAACTTAGAAACTTTGGTTCCAAATAGCAGCTCAAACGCCCCGAGACCACATATAAGTTTTGAGCGGATGGCTGGTAACTGAGTTTATTGGATACCAAGAGAACAAGGATGCAGACTAAAAATACGGGTAAATTAGAGAAAGCCTACAGGCGTTGAGTGGCCATTCTTCGTTTTCTTAGTCGTTCAGCTACGATGAAGGAAAGTTCAAGAGATTGGGAAGCATTCAATCTTGGGTCACAATGTGTGTGGTAGCGAGAGCCCAAATCGTCGTAGGTTACTGTTCGTGATCCGCCAATGCATTCAGTCACATTTTGCCCTGTCATTTCTAGATGGATACCACCAGGGTGGCTCCCTTCTTGCTCATGCACATCGAAGAAAGCTCGAACCTCAGCCTGCCAGTTCAGCAGAATATGACATTCAGATACAGGATTTAAACCTTACCCAAGAATCAGAATGAGAAAACTCAGAGATGAAACTTACCAGGATTGAATCGAAAGCACGGGTTTTGAGTCCGCATGGTGCCTTTATAGTGTTTCCGTGCATTGGGTCACAAACCCAGGTAACAATCTGTCCAGCTCCTCGAACAGCCCTGATCAAGTGGCAAAGCTTCACTCTCATATTCTCAGCACCCATTCTCACAATTACAGTAATTCTTCCGGGCTTATTGGTTGGGTTCAGGATGTCAATGAGTTTAACTAGCTCATTTGGATCCATCTTTTGGCTCACCTGCAATAGAACTTCCGTCTTCAGGCAACTGACGTAATAGAATAGGCTAAGAGTAGTAGTAAGATCTCAATATTACATATAAAATAACATTTTGATTAATATTACGGCAGAGGTAAACATCAAATGCGCTGTAGGTAAATATCAAATGGCACTATAGGTAAACATCAGATGTCAAATGGTGATAAATAAGAGGAGGTGAGTAAACTAAATGGAACTTCAACGGAGATGGACTTTTTTTCCGAGAATGGTAAGTAGTGGAGATGCATTAGTTCTAAATTTCTGCTTCCTCCACTACATTTTATTTCAATGTTAGATAAATCAAACAGCATACTATGCTTTGCAACGAACACACTAAATTAGTAATACTTCCATTAGCATATTGCACTGAAACTGCTTTAAGCTATCCATACCTTGATGCCAAGTGGGTTTGCTACTCCTCTCAAGAACTCAACATGAGCACCGTCAAGTTGCCTGGTTCGTTCACCAACCCAAATCATGTGAGCGGAACAATCATAGAAAAGACCAGAAGTTGAATCCTCCCTTGTAAGTGCTTGTTCATAAGGAAGAAGCAAGCACTCATGGGATGTCCAGAAATCAGTTGTCGCCATGATAGGGTGGTCAACTGTGAGTCCAGCAGCAGCCATGAATCCCAAGGCTTCATCAACCCTGTGAGCTAGTTCTTGATACCTGCAAAACATTCCAAACATATTAGACTTAATATCATCTCAATATCCCGACCTACACTGCGGAATATGCAACCGAAATGACACTTGAAGTCGTAATGACAAAAACTTGGCACTTCAGGCCAATGGCGGAGCCGTGATTTCAAATTTATAGGTTCTGGATTTAAGAACGACGACTTCAATTGCTAATAACTGGGttctaaatttaatatttgtacATAACTTAATAAATTTCTTAACACAAAGACATTGTTTGAGCAAAAGCTATTGTGTTCGGTCAAAACCGTATATGGGTTCCGCCCCTCACTTCAGGCCCATGTCCAATTGAGAAGTCATTAAAATGATATAGAGTTGCAGATCTTAGAAAGACATTTGATAGCCACATAAAACAAGATTAACTGCTGAAGAAGAGAATCTGTTACAGTTTTCATACCTATCTCCTTGCTCACTGTTCTCCACAAAATCAAGATTCCATTCGGTGACCCTCTGCATTGCAGCATAACCTCCAGTAGcaaaagccctaagaaggttaaGAGTCGCAGCAGATTGCATGTAAGCCCTAATAAGCCTATGAGGGTCTGGAATTCTTGACTTCTCATCAAATGTATCACCATTAATATTATCACCCTTGTAACTTGGCAGCTTCACTCCATCAATCTCCTCAAATGGATCTGATCTTGGTTTTGCAAACTGACCCGCCATTCTTCCAACCTATAATTAACCATGTAACAACTTAAGCTTAGTATCATGATGTTTTTCAACCAAGAAGCTCATTGTAATGATCTTCATTCTACCAATTCAAGTAACCAGATATTCTACAATTATTAACTCAAACACTTGACTAAAGCaaatatatgtacatatacacattatgtatatatgtatacacataCATATCTACACATATACACATAACAAACACACGCCACACATAACGAATATTTACAAACATAACGCACCCACAATACCTATGTACACACACAGACATACATATAAACATAtttgtatatatgtatacacacCTACTCCCTCGGCTCTATTTCATATAAAATGCTCAATACAGAGTTTAAGATTTTCACTTAGCTTATACATCACATTAAAATATAGGGAAGGAAATACTGACATAGCGGCTAAAATAGCCCGACAAAGAACCTCGTCTCAaagtttaaaatttgaatagcttAATGAATTAAACTCTTGAAAGTTGTAAAAATTGCATAGCAATAGAACAGCGTCAAACATTTTGGAACATCCAAAAATGAAATTACTATGAcatattttaaaaagaaaacaagTGCAAACGCAATAGCACCATATCCACACAGATCCATAAAAGTGAGAACTAAGAAACAGAAGAACACACAGTTTGGCCAATCAAAACATGGAATTTGAATATAAGAGACATAAAAATTGAATATTGGTTACCTTAAGCAACATAAACAAACACTTTAGCTAATCATAACACAGAATTAGAATACAAGAGTCATAAAAATTCAATCTTGGTTACCTTGAGCAACAGAAACACACATTATAGCTAATCATAACACAGAATTAGAATACAAGTCATAAAAATTTAATCTTGGTTATCTTAAGCAACAGAAAAACACACATTTTAGCTAATCAAAAGACAGAATTAGAATATAAGAGTCATAAAAATTGAATCTTGGTTATCTTAAGCAACATAAACACACATTTTAGGTAATCATAATACAGAATTATAATACAAGTCATAAAAATTCAATCTTGGTTATCTTAAGCAACAGAAAAACACATATTTCAGCTAATAAATTGAAATTAACAGGCATAAAAATTAAATCTTGATAATTACCTTAATAACAGGAACTTGACCACCAAACATAAGAACAACACTCATCTGAAGAAGAATCCTAAAAGTATCACGAATATTATTAGCATTAAATTCCTTAAAACTCTCAGCACAATCACCACCTTGTAATAAAAAAGCTTTTCCTAAAGCAGCTTCACCAAGTTTCTCTTCTAAATTCCTAGCTTCACCAGCAAACACAAGTGGAGGGTTAGATTCAAGAGTTTTAAGCACTGATTCAAGTTCTTTTTCATCTGGGTATTCAGGTAATTGCAAAGCCTTTTTACTTTTCCAAGAATCAAGACTCCATTGGGTTTTTTTCAACGGCTGTGAAGCAGTTGCTGTTTTGGCGGGCTCCGCCGCATGTACGGCGGAGATGGGGTGGCGCCGCCCATGTTGGGGGTTGTGAAAAAGAGGAATACGGGGTTGGGGTAATGAGGggttgtggagaaggtgagattgaacaagggattttgatgatgACAATGATAAGGTATTTGATAAAGCCATTTTCTGGATTCTTGATTCCTCTTTTTCTctctataaaaaaaaagaagatgacTACTTTTTCTGTAAATAGAGAGAAAGAGGATCTGTAGGAGGAGGAGATCTGAAATTGGGTTTAGGATTATTTATATATGAGTAGAATTTTTGGGGGTAGATTTTGAGGACGAGTAGGTGTAGAATTTGGTGGGTGAGTGGTATTTTGGTAAATAAGTTGTAAAAAAGGGGTAAAGATATTTTC
Proteins encoded:
- the LOC104220563 gene encoding phospho-2-dehydro-3-deoxyheptonate aldolase 2, chloroplastic produces the protein MALSNTLSLSSSKSLVQSHLLHNPSLPQPRIPLFHNPQHGRRHPISAVHAAEPAKTATASQPLKKTQWSLDSWKSKKALQLPEYPDEKELESVLKTLESNPPLVFAGEARNLEEKLGEAALGKAFLLQGGDCAESFKEFNANNIRDTFRILLQMSVVLMFGGQVPVIKVGRMAGQFAKPRSDPFEEIDGVKLPSYKGDNINGDTFDEKSRIPDPHRLIRAYMQSAATLNLLRAFATGGYAAMQRVTEWNLDFVENSEQGDRYQELAHRVDEALGFMAAAGLTVDHPIMATTDFWTSHECLLLPYEQALTREDSTSGLFYDCSAHMIWVGERTRQLDGAHVEFLRGVANPLGIKVSQKMDPNELVKLIDILNPTNKPGRITVIVRMGAENMRVKLCHLIRAVRGAGQIVTWVCDPMHGNTIKAPCGLKTRAFDSILAEVRAFFDVHEQEGSHPGGIHLEMTGQNVTECIGGSRTVTYDDLGSRYHTHCDPRLNASQSLELSFIVAERLRKRRMATQRL